One Setaria viridis chromosome 5, Setaria_viridis_v4.0, whole genome shotgun sequence genomic region harbors:
- the LOC117857297 gene encoding uncharacterized protein, whose protein sequence is MTPAPAPAMDHAEDEGGGGARNQSSMVVVKTEAVCTNGGGPLVASPDLVIEDEGDETTECSSSFGDTCSGSEGEADGGEPEVNSGISARANGGRPSKPPRRKKVTAEWRNSVRPIMWRCQWLELRMKELSCQVSKYDRELALIKKEKEQQVLSKANGSMSESVQIHKGHGNSIMKRRKRKIHEENVDASLYINKHQILSYYHDKQNKGAETDAVLIDDECGSTVDGSIRGGLDTVTLLDSENYDMIFEQLTLKDTLMTIDGLQSRVHLLQDRLSNAHSGGENLALSEDGTHVMVTRKRQHTQKRSFSYTKCRYTKPQKRKNLNILLKDEDGSDLAGRPALPDRETSVRIKYENRNAEERSGECNYSMEKAVTVDLLLGTDNSIPNDHIGDLCKENTDDILIDNQVANEECQQLDKAKHLPSGTSSKGQNISGPAEMEDISAPAEVKNTCAPVETDSTSAPAVEPVSPQIKQELKPKKRRKKCSFFTKKQKKDASKTPAAKEKTEGTPSAAKNKTGSTPSAAAAVKTESTPSAGTGLGTMTFRSAGKMRKAGNEPADMKKRESGSESAAPKKHKTGRPSSAAKKQKTENPSSATKNQETENKPSTIKEAESAPLNMKIEKAVLVAVNSRRSQRVRKPKVFDE, encoded by the exons ATGACGCCCGCTCCCGCTCCAGCCATGGACCATGCTGaggacgagggcggtggtggtgccagGAACCAAAGCAGCATGGTGGTGGTGAAAACAGAGGCCGTCTGCACGAATGGTGGTGGCCCTCTGGTGGCGTCTCCTGACCTTGTGATTGAAGACGAGGGAGATGAAACCACCGAATGCTCGAGCTCGTTTGGGGACACTTGCTCAGGATCCGAAGGCGAGGCGGATGGGGGTGAACCGGAGGTGAATTCTGGCATTTCAGCTCGTGCCAATGGTGGTAGGCCCTCAAAGCCGCCTAG AAGGAAAAAGGTGACAGCTGAGTGGAGGAATTCTGTTCGTCCAATTATGTGGAGATGCCAGTGGTTAGAGTTGCGTATGAAGGAGCTGTCATGTCAAGTATCAAAGTATGACAGGGAGCTTGCTCTaatcaagaaagaaaaagaacaacaaGTACTAAGCAAAGCAAATGGTTCCATGTCAGAATCGGTGCAGATTCACAAAGGCCATGGGAACAGTATCatgaagaggagaaagaggaagatACATGAAGAAAATGTGGATGCATCCTTGTACATCAACAAGCACCAGATATTGTCATACTATCATG ACAAACAAAATAAAGGAGCAGAAACTGATGCTGTCTTAATTGATGACGAATGTGGCAGTACAG TTGATGGCAGTATCAGAGGTGGACTTGACACTGTTACATTGCTCGATTCTGAGAATTATGATATGATTTTTGAGCAGCTCACTTTAAAGGACACTCTTATGACAATTGATGGGCTCCAGTCTAGAGTTCATCTGCTGCAAGATCGTCTCAGCAATGCTCATTCTGGAGGAGAAAATTTGGCACTTTCTGAGGACGGTACTCATGTCATGGTGACTCGGAAGAGGCAGCATACTCAAAAGCGCTCATTCTCTTATACGAAGTGTCGATATACTAAACCACAGAAAAGGAAGAATCTAAACATTTTGCTGAAGGATGAGGATGGATCAGATCTTGCAGGGAGACCTGCTTTGCCTGACAGGGAAACTAGTGTGCgtataaaatatgaaaataGGAATGCTGAAGAAAGAAGTGGAGAGTGCAATTACTCGATGGAGAAAGCTGTCACAGTGGACCTACTCTTGGGTACTGACAATTCCATACCAAATGATCATATTGGGGATTTATGCAAAGAA AACACTGACGATATCCTCATAGACAATCAAGTAGCCAATGAAGAGTGTCAGCAGTTGGATAAGGCCAAGCATCTGCCTTCCGGAACTTCTTCCAAAGGCCAGAACATTTCTGGTCCAGCAGAAATGGAGGACATTTCTGCTCCAGCGGAAGTGAAGAACACTTGTGCTCCAGTGGAAACAGATAGCACTTCAGCTCCAGCTGTGGAGCCTGTCTCCCCTCAGATCAAGCAAGAGCTGAAACctaagaagaggaggaagaaatgcTCTTTCTTTaccaagaagcagaagaaagaTGCCTCCAAAACACCTGCTGCAAAGGAGAAAACTGAGGGCACGCCCTCAGCTGCAAAGAACAAAACTGGGAGCACACCCTCGGCTGCAGCAGCGGTGAAAACTGAGAGCACACCCTCTGCTGGAACAGGGTTGGGAACTATGACCTTTCGCTCAGCTGGGAAGATGCGAAAAGCTGGAAATGAACCTGCAGACATGAAGAAGCGTGAATCTGGGAGCGAATCGGCAGCACCAAAGAAGCACAAAACTGGGAGGCCATCCTCAGCAGCAAAGAAGCAGAAAACTGAAAACCCATCCTCAGCTACAAAGAATCAGGAGACTGAAAACAAGCCCTCCACAATAAAGGAGGCTGAGAGCGCCCCCTTGAATATGAAGATTGAGAAGGCTGTGCTGGTGGCTGTAAATAGCAGGAGGAGCCAAAGGGTCCGGAAGCCCAAAGTTTTTGATGAATGA